Proteins found in one Pirellulales bacterium genomic segment:
- a CDS encoding type VI secretion system tube protein Hcp: protein MASDIFLKISTIPGESTDDKHKDWIELESFSVGVSQPMTAVSSSGGARTAERCNHSDFTFVKSVDKATPKLFAACCKGEHIPEATVSIHRNTGEKQKYLEFKMYDVVVSHVSPAASSKGESLPVESGAFNYGKIEWIYTATDHKTGKPQGDVKAGWDLVGNKAS from the coding sequence ATGGCGAGTGACATTTTCTTGAAGATCTCGACGATCCCCGGCGAAAGCACCGACGACAAGCACAAGGATTGGATCGAGTTGGAATCGTTCTCGGTCGGCGTGAGCCAGCCGATGACGGCGGTCTCCAGCAGCGGCGGTGCCCGCACGGCCGAACGCTGCAACCACTCGGACTTCACCTTTGTGAAGAGCGTGGACAAGGCTACCCCGAAGCTCTTCGCCGCCTGCTGCAAGGGTGAGCATATCCCCGAGGCCACGGTCTCGATCCACCGCAATACCGGCGAGAAGCAGAAGTACCTCGAGTTCAAGATGTACGACGTCGTGGTGAGCCATGTCAGCCCGGCCGCCAGCTCGAAGGGCGAATCGCTGCCGGTCGAATCGGGCGCCTTCAACTACGGCAAGATCGAATGGATCTACACGGCCACCGATCACAAGACGGGCAAGCCGCAAGGCGACGTCAAGGCCGGGTGGGACCTCGTCGGCAACAAGGCCTCGTAG
- a CDS encoding FHA domain-containing protein, whose product MRVILELITGPYAGRKTWLQTGQTLQVGNTEDADFAVADDPEMSALHFAVRVDRNGCQLSDLRSERGTYVNGQSVQSAALSDGDEITAGHSVLRVRIDGVRPGEEVVASQPTIRHAGAKVEVAPVRPATPVRVTSPPSRPAPAAADHQRIPYTAQSCGSGLSLLAGVDPAEDPVRVVRRLGRAAALYAVLDVRKVDVTLPSDVAAPLYLLEWLPELSQPMISPVVLRPGETQELPAVVAGAWGKDGLVCFLTGMDPAEAVLRLRRAARFNPTTGIEQKDETALSFWWPDVMRLVLTHTPAANVQYLIEGFEAVLLEGPGGQGWQLFATPDFAGRVDALGFELVEPPAPQNEPKADE is encoded by the coding sequence ATGCGTGTCATCCTCGAGCTCATTACAGGGCCCTATGCGGGGCGCAAGACCTGGCTGCAAACGGGCCAGACCCTGCAAGTCGGCAATACCGAAGACGCTGATTTCGCCGTGGCCGATGATCCCGAGATGTCGGCGCTGCACTTTGCCGTACGCGTTGATCGCAACGGTTGCCAGCTTTCGGATTTGCGCAGCGAACGCGGCACGTACGTCAACGGCCAGTCGGTGCAGTCGGCTGCGCTCAGCGACGGCGACGAGATCACCGCGGGGCATTCCGTCCTCCGCGTGAGGATCGATGGCGTGCGTCCCGGTGAAGAAGTCGTCGCGTCGCAGCCGACGATCCGGCACGCGGGCGCCAAAGTCGAGGTAGCGCCGGTCCGGCCTGCCACGCCGGTGCGTGTGACGAGTCCGCCTTCCAGGCCAGCGCCGGCGGCAGCCGACCATCAACGTATCCCCTACACGGCACAGAGTTGCGGATCGGGCCTGTCGCTGTTGGCGGGAGTCGATCCGGCCGAGGATCCCGTCCGCGTGGTGCGCCGCTTGGGACGTGCCGCGGCGTTGTACGCGGTGCTCGATGTGCGCAAAGTCGATGTGACGTTGCCATCGGACGTCGCGGCGCCGCTGTACCTGCTCGAGTGGCTGCCCGAGCTGTCGCAGCCGATGATTTCGCCCGTCGTGCTGCGACCGGGCGAAACGCAGGAGCTGCCGGCCGTCGTCGCCGGCGCCTGGGGCAAGGATGGTTTGGTTTGTTTTCTGACGGGCATGGACCCCGCGGAAGCCGTGCTGCGTCTGCGACGCGCGGCGCGATTCAATCCCACGACGGGAATCGAACAGAAAGACGAAACGGCGCTCTCGTTCTGGTGGCCCGACGTGATGCGTCTGGTGCTGACGCACACGCCGGCGGCCAACGTGCAGTATTTGATCGAAGGTTTTGAAGCCGTGCTGCTGGAAGGACCCGGTGGACAGGGCTGGCAACTGTTTGCCACCCCAGATTTCGCCGGACGCGTCGACGCCCTGGGCTTCGAGCTCGTGGAACCGCCGGCGCCGCAGAATGAACCCAAGGCGGACGAATAG
- a CDS encoding PAAR domain-containing protein produces MPPASRVGDMHVCPMVTGLVPHIGGPVLPPGCPTVLIGGMPAARVTDMCVCVGPPDMIAKGSPTVLIGGLMAARIGDMTVHGGVLVMGFPTVIIGEVGSGMSQAKKAGVPFKELC; encoded by the coding sequence ATGCCCCCTGCTTCGCGCGTTGGCGACATGCACGTCTGCCCGATGGTGACGGGCCTGGTGCCGCACATCGGTGGCCCGGTCTTGCCACCTGGCTGCCCGACGGTGCTCATTGGCGGCATGCCGGCGGCGCGCGTGACCGACATGTGCGTCTGCGTGGGGCCGCCGGACATGATCGCCAAGGGATCCCCCACGGTCTTGATCGGCGGACTCATGGCCGCCCGCATCGGGGACATGACCGTGCATGGCGGAGTGCTGGTGATGGGATTTCCCACGGTCATCATTGGCGAGGTCGGCAGCGGCATGAGCCAGGCAAAGAAGGCCGGGGTGCCATTTAAGGAGCTTTGCTAG
- a CDS encoding DUF4123 domain-containing protein: MLVRRDISMDELRVKCTQAESGMLAVLDACDEPRVPSMLRPLTPSVSCLYQGDAEINFGHEAPYLAYATPALFDWVYENLWLAPWGILLASSSTFSEVRQHLRRYVLVKNAQGSEMFFRFYDPRVLPMFLPTCPASEAAKFFGPIDQFYVTRRDGTLESLAWDSASR; this comes from the coding sequence ATGCTCGTACGACGCGATATTTCGATGGACGAGCTCCGTGTGAAATGCACGCAGGCCGAGTCGGGCATGCTCGCCGTGCTCGATGCTTGTGATGAGCCACGCGTGCCCAGCATGTTGCGGCCATTGACGCCGAGCGTAAGCTGCCTCTATCAGGGCGATGCCGAGATCAATTTCGGTCACGAGGCTCCCTATTTAGCTTACGCGACTCCGGCCTTGTTTGATTGGGTATACGAGAATCTGTGGCTAGCCCCCTGGGGAATCTTACTGGCTTCGTCCTCGACATTCAGCGAAGTCCGACAGCATCTGCGACGGTATGTCTTGGTCAAGAACGCGCAAGGAAGTGAGATGTTCTTTCGGTTTTACGACCCACGTGTCCTGCCGATGTTCTTGCCTACCTGTCCGGCCAGTGAGGCAGCAAAGTTCTTCGGTCCGATCGACCAGTTCTACGTGACGCGTCGAGACGGAACGTTGGAATCGTTGGCGTGGGATTCGGCATCCAGATGA
- a CDS encoding PAAR domain-containing protein, giving the protein MPPASRVGDMHVCPMVTGLVPHIGGPVLPPGCPTVLIGGMPAARVTDMCVCVGPPDMIAKGSPTVLIGGLMAARIGDMTVHGGVLVMGFPTVIIGEVGMGGAGSPKCDCMAQAKQSGAGVCA; this is encoded by the coding sequence ATGCCCCCTGCTTCGCGCGTTGGCGACATGCACGTCTGCCCGATGGTGACGGGCCTGGTGCCGCACATCGGTGGCCCGGTCTTGCCACCTGGCTGCCCGACGGTGCTCATTGGCGGCATGCCGGCGGCGCGCGTGACCGACATGTGCGTCTGCGTGGGGCCGCCCGACATGATCGCCAAGGGATCCCCCACGGTGTTAATCGGTGGCTTGATGGCGGCGCGCATCGGGGACATGACCGTGCATGGCGGAGTGCTGGTGATGGGATTTCCCACGGTCATCATTGGCGAGGTCGGCATGGGCGGAGCTGGCTCTCCGAAGTGCGATTGCATGGCCCAAGCCAAGCAGTCTGGGGCGGGCGTGTGCGCTTGA
- a CDS encoding DUF4123 domain-containing protein, which produces MSAILTVPMTVEHLSQMLAAASESLYAVIDACDEPTVPPRMWSLEGRAVSLYRGTADEELWSIAPYLVQVDGELLAWILECLAERPWGFFAEATVDLHELRQHFRRFLTVEDPEGKRVYFRFYDPRVLPRFLSVCTAEEAARFFGPISRLIVNGGGQWQSIHRAAATARPAQSLSR; this is translated from the coding sequence ATGAGCGCGATCCTCACCGTTCCGATGACGGTCGAACATTTGTCGCAGATGCTCGCTGCTGCGTCGGAATCGCTCTACGCGGTGATCGATGCCTGCGACGAGCCGACGGTGCCGCCACGGATGTGGTCGCTCGAAGGTCGTGCCGTGAGCCTGTACCGTGGCACGGCCGACGAAGAGCTATGGTCGATCGCCCCCTACCTGGTCCAGGTTGATGGTGAGCTGCTGGCGTGGATCCTCGAGTGTCTGGCCGAACGTCCGTGGGGATTCTTCGCCGAGGCCACCGTGGACTTGCACGAGTTGCGGCAGCATTTTCGCCGCTTTCTTACGGTCGAGGATCCGGAAGGAAAGAGGGTCTACTTCCGCTTTTACGATCCGCGCGTGCTACCACGTTTTCTCTCAGTCTGCACGGCGGAGGAAGCCGCACGGTTCTTTGGACCGATCTCGCGGCTCATCGTGAACGGTGGTGGCCAGTGGCAATCGATCCACCGCGCCGCGGCGACTGCTCGTCCCGCACAATCGCTTTCGAGATAG
- a CDS encoding type VI secretion system contractile sheath large subunit, whose translation MSAKFSFGKIGVDLAASFEEGAEPAPAPRPQSSRPFRMLVIGDFSGRANRGVKESGTEIAKRKPIAIDRDNFDEVLARLAPQLDLELVSDEGAASVHLEFADLDDFHPDRLVPKAEIFARLRQLRRRLQDPKTFAEAAGELRPAKAASPSTARPADSPAPAPDKRTTSSSLGDNLLGSLLEATEQAANTPSAAAPKASGPWDALIRSIAAPYALAKPDPELKELLGIVDAATSETLRRLLHAPTFQALEAAWRALFLLVRRLDTDAQLQLYVLDLSRAEIAADLAAQDDLSHSGLYRLLVEQTINTPGVQPWAALVGNFTFDHTVEDAELLGRLAQIAAAAGAPFLAAGHSRLVGCESFADTPDPADWKKTTGEAAEAWQALRAMPAAKRVSLAMPRFLVRVPYGPRTSPIQPFAFEEIAGRPAHEDLLWANSAFLCALALGEAFARDGWNMRPEQGREIGDLPLYTYKEDGETVVYPCAEALLSDRAADRLGEAGVSSVQSIRGRDAVLMRHLRLG comes from the coding sequence ATGAGTGCCAAGTTTTCGTTTGGCAAGATCGGTGTCGATCTGGCGGCGTCGTTCGAGGAAGGCGCCGAGCCCGCCCCCGCACCGCGACCGCAAAGCTCGCGTCCGTTTCGCATGCTCGTGATCGGCGATTTCAGTGGTCGAGCGAATCGCGGCGTCAAGGAAAGCGGCACGGAGATTGCCAAGCGCAAGCCGATCGCCATCGATCGCGACAATTTTGATGAGGTGCTGGCCCGGCTGGCGCCGCAACTCGATCTGGAGCTCGTCTCCGACGAAGGCGCGGCGAGTGTCCATCTTGAGTTCGCCGATCTCGACGATTTTCATCCCGATCGCCTGGTGCCGAAGGCAGAGATCTTCGCGAGGTTGCGCCAGCTACGCCGGCGGCTGCAGGATCCGAAGACGTTCGCTGAAGCCGCAGGCGAACTGCGTCCTGCCAAAGCTGCCTCTCCGTCGACCGCGCGGCCGGCAGACTCCCCCGCTCCGGCCCCGGACAAGAGGACGACTTCGTCGAGCTTGGGAGACAATCTGCTCGGCTCGCTACTCGAGGCCACCGAGCAGGCTGCCAATACTCCTAGCGCTGCGGCACCCAAGGCGTCGGGCCCTTGGGACGCGCTGATTCGTAGTATCGCGGCCCCCTATGCACTGGCCAAGCCCGACCCCGAGTTGAAAGAACTCCTCGGCATCGTCGATGCCGCGACGAGCGAAACGCTGCGGAGATTGCTCCATGCACCGACGTTTCAAGCACTCGAAGCGGCCTGGCGAGCCTTGTTCCTGCTGGTACGACGGCTCGATACCGACGCGCAGTTGCAGCTTTACGTACTCGACCTGTCGCGCGCCGAGATCGCCGCTGATCTGGCCGCACAGGACGACCTCAGCCACTCGGGCTTGTATCGCCTGCTCGTCGAACAAACGATCAACACGCCGGGCGTGCAACCCTGGGCAGCACTCGTCGGCAATTTCACGTTCGACCACACGGTCGAAGACGCGGAACTGCTCGGCCGCCTCGCACAGATCGCCGCAGCAGCCGGCGCGCCGTTTCTCGCCGCTGGACACTCGCGCCTCGTCGGCTGCGAATCATTCGCCGACACGCCCGACCCCGCCGATTGGAAAAAGACCACCGGCGAAGCCGCCGAGGCCTGGCAGGCCTTGCGTGCCATGCCGGCAGCGAAACGAGTCTCGCTCGCCATGCCGCGTTTTTTAGTACGAGTGCCCTACGGCCCGCGCACCAGTCCGATCCAGCCGTTCGCGTTCGAAGAAATCGCAGGCCGCCCGGCACACGAAGACCTGCTCTGGGCAAACTCGGCTTTCCTGTGCGCGTTGGCGCTAGGCGAAGCCTTCGCCCGCGACGGCTGGAATATGCGGCCGGAGCAGGGAAGAGAAATCGGCGACCTGCCGCTCTACACGTACAAAGAGGATGGCGAGACGGTGGTTTATCCGTGCGCGGAAGCGTTGCTGAGCGATCGCGCGGCAGATCGCCTCGGCGAGGCGGGCGTTTCCAGCGTGCAATCGATTCGGGGGCGAGACGCCGTGCTCATGCGTCACCTGCGACTAGGGTAA
- a CDS encoding class I SAM-dependent methyltransferase, whose product MNEQLPNRPLRIDLPDQVRRVREAFREADFRGETVLERLGKRAMTAFTPLEAAVVLHRTAEGSALDLLVRLFVVGVPVAVDRLEKTIPTVSLESWQQLGLLARQEKTVSAAVRIMPYHELLLVCDAARPSGSPVDPEYVMGAGTSTNTLAQLMPRRDWRQSLDLGTGCGVLALVAAGHSERTWATDLNTRAVNYAAFNALFNGYEHVIARVGSLFEPVGDERFDLIVSNPPFVISPENRFIFRDGGEVGDELCHRIVGEVPRHLNEGGYCLLLCNWVHPRGEDWRQRLTGWFRGSECDAWVLRSETSDTAKYAALWLSHTEGDAAEDAGSRFQSWLDYYDRAGVEAISYGIMIVRRRSGGGNWIRFDDAPAQFVGPCGEDVEARFRRQDFLQRFANPGELLREPLHLSPRVRLDQECQPGQQQPWDVLRARLRIDGGIAYAGEVDAFVLGVLSACRGNRPVGEIVTEGARAMSLAPAESLQRAAPVLWALVERGFLLPGSEVSAG is encoded by the coding sequence GTGAATGAACAGTTGCCGAATCGACCGTTGCGAATCGACTTGCCCGATCAGGTGCGTCGCGTGCGCGAGGCGTTCCGCGAGGCGGACTTTCGGGGCGAGACGGTGCTCGAACGGCTGGGTAAGCGGGCAATGACTGCCTTCACGCCCCTCGAAGCGGCCGTGGTGCTGCATCGCACGGCGGAAGGCTCGGCTCTCGATCTGCTGGTACGGCTTTTCGTCGTGGGCGTGCCGGTCGCAGTCGATCGGCTGGAGAAGACGATTCCCACCGTCTCGCTTGAATCGTGGCAACAGCTTGGTTTGCTTGCGCGGCAAGAGAAAACCGTGTCTGCGGCCGTGCGGATCATGCCCTATCACGAGCTGTTGCTCGTCTGCGACGCAGCGCGCCCGAGTGGCTCGCCCGTCGATCCCGAGTATGTCATGGGGGCGGGCACGAGCACGAACACCCTGGCCCAATTGATGCCGCGCCGCGACTGGCGACAGTCACTCGACCTCGGCACGGGCTGCGGCGTGTTGGCCCTCGTCGCGGCCGGCCACAGCGAACGAACCTGGGCCACCGATCTCAACACCCGAGCGGTGAACTACGCCGCGTTCAACGCCCTGTTCAACGGCTACGAGCACGTGATCGCGCGAGTGGGCAGCCTCTTCGAGCCGGTCGGAGACGAGCGGTTCGACTTGATCGTTTCGAATCCTCCCTTCGTGATCTCGCCCGAGAACCGATTCATCTTTCGCGACGGGGGCGAGGTGGGAGACGAGTTGTGTCACCGCATCGTCGGAGAAGTACCGCGTCATCTGAACGAGGGTGGCTACTGCCTGCTGCTCTGCAATTGGGTACACCCGCGGGGCGAAGATTGGCGGCAACGACTGACCGGTTGGTTTCGTGGCTCGGAGTGCGACGCGTGGGTCCTGCGTTCCGAGACTTCGGACACGGCCAAGTATGCGGCGCTGTGGCTCTCGCACACCGAGGGGGATGCCGCGGAAGATGCCGGCTCGCGGTTTCAAAGTTGGCTCGACTATTACGATCGCGCCGGCGTCGAGGCCATCAGCTACGGCATCATGATCGTGCGGCGTCGCAGCGGCGGCGGAAACTGGATCCGTTTCGACGATGCGCCGGCGCAGTTCGTCGGGCCGTGCGGCGAGGATGTCGAAGCCAGGTTTCGACGCCAGGACTTCCTGCAGCGTTTTGCCAATCCGGGCGAGCTGCTGCGCGAGCCGCTGCATTTATCTCCTCGCGTGCGTCTCGACCAGGAGTGTCAGCCGGGACAGCAACAACCGTGGGACGTGTTGCGCGCCCGGCTCCGCATCGATGGGGGAATCGCCTACGCGGGCGAGGTAGACGCCTTCGTGCTGGGCGTGCTGAGCGCCTGTCGTGGAAATCGCCCCGTGGGCGAGATCGTGACCGAAGGGGCCCGGGCGATGTCCCTTGCGCCTGCCGAATCGTTGCAGCGTGCGGCGCCGGTCCTCTGGGCCCTGGTCGAACGGGGGTTTCTGCTTCCCGGCAGCGAAGTCTCGGCCGGGTGA
- a CDS encoding DotU family type IV/VI secretion system protein: MTPEFAKAVDPIFLHVLGLLDRIGKGENPSVQNERLKIRGWIDTAEGHLGGRPDWQLAKYALISWIDEVMLEAPWDGHEWWNENVLEVELFNTRLAHEEFYLKAREASGLSNRDALEVYYVCVVLGFRGLYRDPEIASNLSESLGLPADLESWARQTALAIRLQQGRPKIVETEEAGLGAPPLEGQSRLIWSSLAGVILAAILVMLCARMFEFF, from the coding sequence ATGACGCCGGAATTTGCCAAAGCGGTCGACCCGATCTTCCTGCACGTGCTCGGTCTGCTCGACCGGATCGGCAAGGGAGAAAATCCCTCGGTACAGAACGAACGGCTCAAGATCCGGGGCTGGATCGACACGGCCGAAGGGCATCTGGGAGGCCGCCCCGACTGGCAGCTTGCCAAGTACGCTCTCATTTCCTGGATCGACGAGGTGATGCTCGAAGCGCCCTGGGATGGCCACGAGTGGTGGAACGAGAACGTGCTCGAGGTCGAGCTGTTCAACACGCGTCTGGCGCACGAGGAGTTTTATCTCAAGGCGCGCGAGGCGAGCGGCCTGTCGAACCGCGACGCGCTCGAGGTCTACTACGTGTGCGTCGTACTCGGTTTCCGCGGCCTGTATCGCGATCCCGAAATCGCCTCGAACTTGTCGGAGTCGCTCGGTCTGCCCGCCGATCTGGAATCCTGGGCTCGGCAGACGGCCCTGGCGATCCGCTTGCAGCAGGGGCGTCCCAAGATCGTCGAGACCGAAGAGGCGGGACTCGGCGCCCCGCCGCTCGAAGGCCAATCGCGTCTGATCTGGTCGTCGTTGGCCGGGGTGATCCTGGCCGCGATCCTGGTCATGTTGTGCGCTCGAATGTTCGAATTCTTTTAA
- the tssK gene encoding type VI secretion system baseplate subunit TssK, which yields MRNLPVHWSEGMFLRPHHLQAWDRHWNEALSTSGRWDNEYNYGLRHVEISPDAIANYHFQLNVCEARLRDGTLVSLESGQEPDRADLRDPLDQLKSAMLDLSDAFAKEATIRVYLAVPKVKLGAVNVGIEAGEGKHRYTETIHSLQDENQGGNDQEIQLRALNARLLLSTQDLSGYELIPIAQIQRASEEEAAPRIDPQYIPPVLAIDAWPPLGRDIVRAIYDIIGKKIEVLGEQVVNRGITFESQEPGDLNRLFMLSQLNSAYTTLGTMAFARGVHPLEAYTELCRIVGQLSVFAKERKPPPLLRYDHDDLGTIFLDVKQKIEALINTVRDYEYEQRFFVGVGLGMQVTLEQKWLGSDWQWYIGVAKGDLTEKDCRELLQPGQLDWKLGAANKVEILFKTRSQGVSLVPVERPPRPLPTGRNWIYYSLAKQGAAWRDVQETQTLAMRLKDILIVNRDQLQDQRTLIVAAHGKHAVLQFALFAVPTQQ from the coding sequence ATGCGGAATCTGCCCGTTCATTGGTCGGAGGGAATGTTTCTCAGGCCGCACCATTTGCAGGCCTGGGACCGCCATTGGAACGAGGCCCTCTCCACGTCGGGACGCTGGGACAACGAGTACAACTACGGGCTGCGTCACGTCGAGATCAGTCCCGACGCGATCGCCAACTATCACTTTCAACTGAACGTCTGCGAGGCGCGGCTTCGCGACGGCACGCTCGTCTCGCTCGAATCGGGCCAGGAGCCCGATCGCGCCGATCTGCGAGATCCGCTCGATCAGCTCAAGTCGGCCATGCTCGACTTGTCGGATGCCTTTGCCAAAGAGGCCACGATCCGCGTCTACCTGGCCGTTCCCAAGGTCAAGCTGGGGGCAGTCAATGTCGGTATCGAGGCGGGCGAAGGCAAGCACCGCTACACCGAGACGATCCACTCGCTGCAAGACGAGAACCAAGGGGGCAACGATCAAGAGATCCAATTGCGCGCGCTGAACGCGCGGCTGCTCTTGTCCACGCAGGATCTGAGCGGTTACGAGTTGATTCCCATCGCGCAGATTCAACGGGCGAGCGAGGAAGAAGCGGCGCCCCGCATCGACCCGCAATATATTCCGCCCGTGCTGGCGATCGACGCCTGGCCACCGCTGGGGCGCGATATCGTCCGCGCCATCTACGACATTATCGGCAAAAAGATCGAGGTGCTGGGCGAACAGGTGGTCAATCGAGGAATCACCTTCGAAAGCCAGGAGCCCGGCGACTTGAACCGCTTGTTCATGCTGTCGCAGCTCAACTCGGCGTACACCACGCTGGGCACGATGGCCTTCGCCCGCGGCGTGCATCCGCTCGAGGCCTATACCGAATTGTGCCGCATCGTGGGACAGCTCTCGGTCTTTGCCAAGGAACGCAAGCCGCCCCCCTTGCTGCGCTACGACCACGACGACCTGGGCACGATCTTTCTCGATGTGAAGCAAAAAATCGAGGCGTTGATCAACACCGTACGCGATTACGAGTACGAGCAGCGGTTCTTCGTCGGCGTCGGCCTGGGCATGCAGGTCACGCTCGAGCAGAAATGGCTCGGTTCCGACTGGCAGTGGTACATCGGGGTCGCCAAGGGAGATCTGACCGAGAAAGACTGCCGCGAGCTGCTCCAGCCGGGCCAGTTGGACTGGAAGCTCGGCGCCGCCAACAAGGTCGAGATCCTGTTCAAGACCCGTTCGCAGGGGGTCTCGCTGGTGCCGGTCGAGCGGCCACCACGTCCGCTGCCGACGGGGCGGAACTGGATTTACTACTCGCTCGCCAAGCAGGGGGCGGCCTGGCGCGACGTCCAGGAAACGCAGACCCTGGCCATGCGTCTCAAGGACATCCTGATCGTGAATCGCGATCAATTGCAGGACCAGCGGACGCTGATCGTGGCCGCGCATGGGAAGCATGCGGTCTTGCAATTCGCCTTGTTCGCCGTTCCGACCCAACAGTAA
- a CDS encoding exo-alpha-sialidase produces the protein MTQRRNNVHSRALGPPFATQQATRRDWLKRAGAFSALLLMPRFALADEIPAADPDDSLIREITRTTLFAGRQGGTSWFHPRACRIPDSSGGAAIGMTMQSIAGSDVFGPVHWTETDARGDAWSRPTPIAGFDRHAATQGYEEGVCDVVPEYHVASGTVLVMGHNVFYRDNVLARPQLRRFPVYAVRRADGTWTAPARLEWNDERAAFIYSCGCAQRLELPNGEVLVPLTFGATAEGARSVTTVRCTFDGERLEVRETGSTLTNPFKRGLLEPSLARLEGRYYLTIRAEDERGHVATSDDGLAWTEQKPWTWDDGEPLAMSTTQQRWLPHSDGLFLVYTRRDASNEKVFRWRAPLFVAEVDRERLCLIRASERILLPLSGDARSDPKGVARMGNFHTVAATPDESWITVGEGRPADGWRGDTLLARVHWQTPNRLVDSAA, from the coding sequence ATGACGCAACGACGAAATAACGTTCACTCTCGTGCCTTGGGTCCCCCGTTTGCAACGCAGCAAGCGACGCGCCGCGACTGGTTGAAGCGAGCGGGCGCCTTCTCCGCTCTGCTGTTGATGCCACGTTTCGCCCTAGCGGATGAAATACCGGCGGCGGACCCGGATGACTCGCTCATTCGCGAGATCACTCGCACGACCCTCTTTGCCGGACGACAGGGCGGAACGTCGTGGTTTCATCCGCGGGCCTGCCGCATACCGGACTCGTCAGGTGGTGCCGCGATCGGCATGACGATGCAGTCGATCGCGGGCTCCGACGTGTTCGGCCCCGTCCATTGGACCGAAACCGACGCCCGCGGGGATGCCTGGAGCCGGCCTACGCCGATCGCCGGATTCGACCGCCATGCGGCGACGCAGGGTTATGAGGAAGGCGTGTGCGATGTCGTGCCGGAGTATCACGTGGCGTCGGGCACGGTGCTGGTGATGGGCCACAACGTTTTCTACCGAGACAACGTGCTTGCGCGACCGCAGTTGCGCCGGTTTCCGGTCTATGCCGTACGTCGCGCCGATGGTACGTGGACCGCGCCGGCGCGACTGGAATGGAACGACGAGCGTGCCGCTTTCATCTACTCGTGCGGTTGCGCGCAGCGTCTCGAACTGCCCAACGGTGAGGTCCTGGTCCCGCTGACGTTTGGCGCCACAGCCGAGGGAGCACGCTCGGTGACGACCGTACGCTGCACGTTTGACGGCGAGCGTCTCGAGGTGCGGGAAACAGGCTCTACGCTCACCAACCCTTTCAAGCGCGGCCTGCTCGAACCTTCGCTCGCGCGACTCGAGGGCCGCTATTACCTGACGATCCGCGCCGAGGACGAACGAGGCCACGTCGCCACCTCGGACGATGGTCTCGCTTGGACCGAACAAAAACCCTGGACCTGGGACGACGGCGAGCCGCTCGCCATGTCGACGACGCAACAACGCTGGCTGCCGCACAGTGACGGACTGTTTCTGGTCTACACGCGGCGAGATGCGTCGAACGAAAAGGTGTTCCGCTGGCGGGCGCCCCTCTTCGTGGCCGAGGTGGACCGCGAAAGGCTCTGCCTGATCCGCGCCAGCGAACGTATTCTGCTGCCGCTGTCGGGCGATGCCCGCTCTGATCCGAAGGGCGTGGCCCGGATGGGCAACTTTCACACGGTCGCCGCCACGCCGGACGAATCGTGGATCACGGTCGGTGAAGGTCGCCCGGCCGATGGCTGGCGGGGCGATACCTTGCTCGCGCGCGTCCACTGGCAAACTCCCAACCGCCTGGTAGATTCAGCGGCCTGA